Proteins encoded together in one Carya illinoinensis cultivar Pawnee chromosome 3, C.illinoinensisPawnee_v1, whole genome shotgun sequence window:
- the LOC122302778 gene encoding pollen-specific protein-like At4g18596 yields the protein MNPIILYVISSLFLNSLFLGVEPAKPNSQIIVMGFVYCDICSNNSFSRHSYFLPDAEVRIDCKFKAISRKTVEQISISVNRTTNKHGVYKLEIPSVDGIKCAEDSAVVSSCKASLTWTSSSSCNIPGYMSTTSDQIAIKSKQANICIYSLNALNFRPPKRDITLCGT from the exons ATGAATCCGATCATTCTCTATGTCATTTCCTCATTGTTTCTCAATTCACTTTTTCTGGGAGTTGAGCCGGCAAAACCCAACTCCCAGATCATTGTAATGGGTTTTGTTTATTGTGACATCTGCTCCAACAACAGCTTCTCCAGACACAGCTACTTCTTACCAG ATGCAGAAGTCAGAATAGACTGCAAATTCAAAGCCATCTCCCGGAAAACCGTAGAACAGATATCAATCTCAGTGAATAGGACTACAAATAAGCATGGAGTTTACAAGTTGGAAATACCATCGGTTGATGGAATTAAATGCGCAGAAGATTCTGCAGTCGTTTCTTCCTGCAAGGCAAGCTTAACCTggacttcatcttcttcatgcAATATTCCTGGTTACATGAGTACTACATCTGATCAAATTGCAATCAAATCAAAACAGGCCAATATCTGCATCTACAGCTTGAATGCGTTGAATTTTAGACCACCCAAGAGAGATATCACTTTATGTGGAACCTAA